One stretch of Pseudomonas azotoformans DNA includes these proteins:
- a CDS encoding RNA polymerase sigma factor → MAAADDAHLLERLLKGEQRAYKELVTTYQSAMRAVAFAIVGQRHADEVVQDAWLSVVRNLARFEGRSSLKTWLLTITANAAKGRYKQNRREVLLDDLPSPHGTIGDDRFTPDDGHWAVAPYAWHQDTPEALLTEDELRKCLEHTLLSLSELQSSVLVLRERQGLELEEICNLLTLSLSNVRVLLHRARLKVFATVEHFEETGEC, encoded by the coding sequence ATGGCAGCAGCGGACGACGCGCACCTGCTTGAACGCCTGCTCAAGGGTGAGCAGCGGGCCTACAAGGAATTGGTCACCACCTACCAGAGCGCCATGCGCGCGGTGGCCTTTGCCATCGTCGGCCAGCGTCACGCCGACGAAGTCGTGCAGGATGCCTGGCTGTCGGTGGTGCGCAACCTGGCCAGGTTCGAGGGGCGTTCCAGCCTCAAGACCTGGCTGCTGACCATTACCGCCAACGCTGCCAAAGGGCGCTACAAGCAGAATCGTCGCGAAGTGTTGCTCGACGATCTGCCTTCGCCCCACGGCACTATCGGTGATGATCGCTTCACGCCTGACGATGGCCATTGGGCCGTCGCCCCCTACGCCTGGCACCAGGACACCCCGGAAGCCCTGCTCACCGAAGATGAACTGCGCAAATGCCTGGAGCATACGTTGCTGAGTCTGTCGGAGTTGCAAAGCAGCGTGCTGGTGCTGCGCGAACGGCAGGGCCTGGAGTTGGAAGAGATCTGTAATCTTCTGACGTTGTCGCTCTCCAATGTCCGTGTGCTGTTGCATCGGGCACGGCTTAAAGTCTTCGCCACGGTGGAGCATTTTGAGGAAACGGGCGAATGTTGA
- a CDS encoding beta-ketoacyl-ACP synthase III, which yields MHNVVISGTGLYTPANSISNEELVQSFNSYVHQFNSDNAAAIERGDVQPLTESSAAFIEKASGIKSRFVMDKDGILDPQRMAPRLPERSNDEWSVLCQMAVGAAEQALQRAGKTAADIDGVIVACSNLQRAYPAIAIEVQEALGIEGFGFDMNVACSSATFGIQNAANSIQLGQARAILMVNPEVCTGHLNFRDRDSHFIFGDAATAVILERADLATSEHQFDVVSTKLLTKFSNNIRNNFGFLNRAAEEGIGAPDKLFVQEGRKVFRDVCPMVAELIGVHLAENQLNVADVKRFWLHQANLSMNHLIVKKLLGREATVEEAPVILDTYANTSSAGSVIAFHKNQDDLPKGSVAVLSSFGAGYSIGSVILRKR from the coding sequence GTGCATAACGTCGTCATCAGCGGCACTGGCCTGTATACCCCGGCCAACAGCATCTCCAACGAAGAGCTGGTGCAGTCTTTCAATTCCTACGTGCATCAGTTCAACAGCGACAACGCCGCCGCCATCGAGCGCGGTGACGTGCAGCCGCTGACCGAATCCAGCGCCGCCTTCATCGAAAAGGCCTCCGGCATCAAGAGCCGCTTCGTGATGGACAAGGACGGCATTCTCGATCCGCAGCGCATGGCCCCACGCCTGCCCGAGCGCAGCAACGACGAATGGTCGGTCCTCTGCCAGATGGCCGTCGGCGCCGCTGAACAAGCTCTACAACGCGCGGGCAAAACCGCCGCCGACATCGACGGTGTGATCGTCGCCTGCTCCAACCTGCAACGTGCCTACCCGGCCATCGCTATTGAAGTCCAGGAAGCCCTGGGCATCGAAGGGTTTGGTTTTGACATGAACGTGGCCTGTTCCTCGGCCACCTTCGGCATCCAGAACGCCGCCAACAGCATCCAGCTGGGCCAGGCGCGGGCGATCCTGATGGTCAACCCGGAAGTCTGCACCGGCCACCTGAACTTCCGCGACCGCGACAGCCACTTCATCTTTGGTGACGCGGCCACCGCCGTGATCCTGGAGCGCGCCGACCTGGCAACCTCCGAACATCAGTTCGACGTGGTGAGCACCAAGCTGCTGACCAAGTTCTCCAATAACATCCGCAACAACTTCGGCTTCCTCAACCGCGCCGCGGAAGAGGGCATCGGCGCGCCGGACAAACTGTTCGTACAGGAAGGCCGCAAGGTGTTCCGCGACGTATGCCCGATGGTGGCCGAGCTGATTGGCGTGCATCTGGCGGAAAACCAGTTGAACGTGGCCGATGTGAAGCGCTTCTGGCTGCACCAGGCCAACCTGAGCATGAACCACCTGATCGTGAAGAAGCTGCTGGGCCGCGAAGCCACGGTCGAAGAAGCACCGGTGATCCTCGATACCTACGCCAACACCAGCTCGGCGGGTTCGGTGATTGCGTTCCACAAGAATCAGGATGACCTGCCCAAGGGCTCCGTGGCGGTGCTCAGTTCGTTCGGCGCGGGCTATTCGATCGGCAGCGTGATCCTGCGCAAACGCTAA